In a single window of the Nocardiopsis composta genome:
- a CDS encoding NAD(P)/FAD-dependent oxidoreductase → MGGAGGAGAPRSAVVVGAGIVGLSTAWFLQEQGVEVTVVERDRIAAGASWGNAGWLSPGLAVPLNEPAVLRYGMRALLDPRAPLYVPATTDTELLRFLALFAAHCRPAAWDRALRGNLPLNRACLEAYDELADGGVAAPTNSAPITALFASERAAARLLVELRHSADTGLPIEFSALTGEAARAAIPQASEKVRAAVRLDRQRYVDPGAFTHALADAVRRRGGTVVEGFEVTGLKQTRGSLSVHSTHGEVETADAVVAATGAWLGRQGRAWGIRVPLSAGRGYSFTVPLEEPVSGPVYLPEARVACTPYSGGLRVAGTMEFRRPDAPLDRARTDAIAASALPYLDGVDLSARSDEWVGPRPVTADGLPLIGATSVPGLYAAGGHGMWGLTHGPITGRLLARAIATGRTPAELRPFDPTR, encoded by the coding sequence ATGGGTGGTGCCGGAGGCGCCGGAGCGCCGCGCTCCGCGGTCGTCGTCGGTGCGGGGATCGTCGGCCTGTCGACCGCGTGGTTCCTGCAGGAGCAGGGCGTCGAGGTGACCGTGGTCGAGCGGGACCGGATCGCCGCGGGCGCCTCCTGGGGCAACGCCGGGTGGCTCTCCCCCGGGCTGGCCGTCCCGCTGAACGAGCCGGCGGTGCTCCGCTACGGGATGCGCGCGCTGCTCGACCCGCGCGCGCCGCTGTACGTCCCGGCGACCACCGACACCGAGCTGCTCCGCTTCCTGGCGCTGTTCGCCGCGCACTGCAGGCCCGCCGCCTGGGACCGGGCGCTCCGCGGCAACCTGCCGCTCAACCGTGCCTGCCTGGAGGCCTACGACGAGCTGGCCGACGGGGGCGTCGCCGCGCCGACCAACTCCGCGCCGATCACCGCGCTGTTCGCCTCGGAGCGGGCCGCGGCCCGGCTCCTCGTCGAGCTGCGGCACTCGGCCGACACCGGGCTGCCGATCGAGTTCTCCGCGCTGACCGGGGAGGCCGCCCGCGCGGCGATCCCGCAGGCCTCGGAGAAGGTGCGCGCCGCGGTCCGGCTGGACCGGCAGCGCTACGTCGACCCGGGCGCGTTCACCCACGCGCTGGCCGACGCGGTGCGCCGCCGCGGCGGGACCGTGGTGGAGGGCTTCGAGGTCACCGGCCTCAAGCAGACCCGGGGGTCGCTCTCGGTGCACTCCACGCACGGCGAGGTGGAGACCGCCGACGCGGTGGTCGCCGCCACCGGCGCCTGGCTCGGCCGGCAGGGCCGGGCCTGGGGGATCCGGGTGCCGCTGAGCGCGGGCCGCGGCTACAGCTTCACGGTCCCGCTGGAGGAGCCGGTGTCCGGCCCGGTCTACCTGCCGGAGGCCCGGGTGGCGTGCACCCCCTACAGCGGGGGGCTGCGGGTCGCCGGGACGATGGAGTTCCGCCGCCCGGACGCCCCGCTGGACCGGGCCCGGACCGACGCGATCGCCGCGTCCGCCCTGCCCTACCTGGACGGCGTCGACCTGTCCGCGCGCAGCGACGAGTGGGTCGGGCCGCGCCCGGTCACCGCGGACGGCCTGCCGCTGATCGGTGCGACCTCCGTGCCGGGGCTGTACGCCGCGGGCGGGCACGGCATGTGGGGGCTGACGCACGGTCCGATCACCGGCCGGCTGCTGGCCCGCGCGATCGCCACCGGGCGCACCCCGGCCGAGCTGCGGCCCTTCGACCCGACCCGGTGA
- a CDS encoding GreA/GreB family elongation factor has translation MSRSGRTWLTPSTHDRLTRELNLLSGSPPEEGADTGEFDYIQDKDARDARIARIQEILKNAVVGEAPPNDGVAEPGMVLTVRYEGDDEPETFLLGVRDRADSEGLTVYSPESPLGTALVGARQGETRSYQAPNGRTFQVTLVKAVPYGEHAA, from the coding sequence ATGTCCCGTTCCGGCCGCACCTGGCTGACCCCGTCCACCCACGACCGGCTCACCCGGGAGCTGAACCTGCTCTCCGGCAGCCCCCCGGAGGAGGGCGCCGACACCGGCGAGTTCGACTACATCCAGGACAAGGACGCCCGCGACGCGCGGATCGCCCGGATCCAGGAGATCCTGAAGAACGCGGTGGTCGGCGAGGCCCCGCCGAACGACGGCGTCGCCGAGCCGGGCATGGTGCTGACCGTGCGCTACGAGGGCGACGACGAGCCGGAGACCTTCCTGCTCGGCGTGCGCGACCGGGCGGACTCCGAAGGTCTCACCGTCTACTCCCCGGAGTCCCCGCTGGGCACCGCCCTGGTCGGCGCCCGCCAGGGCGAGACCCGCTCCTACCAGGCGCCCAACGGCCGCACCTTCCAGGTCACCCTGGTCAAGGCGGTCCCCTACGGCGAACACGCCGCCTGA
- a CDS encoding globin domain-containing protein has translation MLSERSAPVVRATLPVVGAAIEDITDLFYRRMFAARPELLRDLFNRGNQASGEQRRALAGSIAAFATALVEHPGQPPEQMLSRIAHKHASLGVTSEQYKIVHEHLFAAIAEVLGDAVTPEVAAAWDEVYWLMADALIGAEAALYREAGTAEGDVFRTMAVTGRREEAHGVLALTLRRTDGAPLPAPRPGQYVSVQVELPDGAHQIRQYSLTSPPGAEEWEISVKRVSPADGPDGEVSAWLHEHARPGTELRVSHPFGDLVLADGDGPLLLASAGIGCTPVLAMLGHLAGTGSARPVTVLHADRSPAAHAHRAEQRRLVDAIPGAELHLWYEEPDASAPEASPGRADLSALDLPAGLTAYLCGPLPFMRGLRTDLLHRGVPAASIHYEVFGPDLWLATA, from the coding sequence ATGCTCTCCGAGCGGTCCGCCCCCGTCGTCCGCGCCACCCTCCCCGTGGTCGGGGCCGCGATCGAGGACATCACCGACCTGTTCTACCGGCGGATGTTCGCCGCCCGCCCCGAGCTCCTCCGCGACCTGTTCAACCGGGGCAACCAGGCCAGTGGCGAGCAGCGCCGGGCGCTGGCCGGGTCGATCGCCGCCTTCGCCACCGCCCTGGTGGAGCACCCCGGGCAGCCCCCAGAGCAGATGCTCTCCCGGATCGCGCACAAGCACGCCTCGCTCGGCGTCACCTCAGAGCAGTACAAGATCGTGCACGAGCACCTGTTCGCCGCGATCGCCGAGGTGCTCGGCGACGCGGTCACCCCGGAGGTCGCCGCGGCCTGGGACGAGGTGTACTGGCTGATGGCCGACGCGCTGATCGGCGCGGAGGCCGCGCTCTACCGGGAGGCCGGCACCGCCGAGGGCGACGTGTTCCGGACCATGGCGGTCACCGGCCGCCGGGAGGAGGCGCACGGCGTCCTCGCGCTCACCCTGCGCCGCACCGACGGCGCGCCGCTCCCGGCGCCCCGCCCCGGCCAGTACGTCAGCGTCCAGGTGGAGCTGCCCGACGGCGCGCACCAGATCCGGCAGTACAGCCTCACCTCCCCGCCCGGGGCCGAGGAGTGGGAGATCTCAGTGAAGCGGGTGAGCCCGGCCGACGGCCCGGACGGGGAGGTCTCCGCCTGGCTGCACGAGCACGCCCGGCCCGGCACCGAGCTGCGCGTCTCGCACCCCTTCGGCGACCTGGTCCTGGCGGACGGCGACGGCCCGCTGCTGCTGGCCTCGGCGGGCATCGGCTGCACGCCGGTGCTGGCCATGCTCGGCCACCTCGCCGGCACCGGCTCGGCGCGCCCGGTCACCGTGCTGCACGCCGACCGCTCGCCCGCCGCCCACGCCCACCGCGCCGAGCAGCGCCGCCTGGTCGACGCGATCCCCGGCGCCGAACTGCACCTCTGGTACGAGGAGCCGGACGCCTCCGCCCCGGAGGCGTCCCCCGGCCGCGCCGACCTGTCCGCCCTCGACCTCCCCGCCGGCCTCACCGCCTACCTGTGCGGCCCGCTGCCGTTCATGCGCGGGCTCCGCACCGACCTGCTGCACCGCGGCGTCCCCGCCGCCTCGATCCACTACGAGGTCTTCGGCCCCGACCTCTGGCTCGCCACCGCCTGA
- a CDS encoding RrF2 family transcriptional regulator, whose translation MRLTKFTDLSLRAVMRLAASGGDEPLTTREVAEGMDVPYTHMAKAVTRLRELGVVEARRGRGGGLVLTPFGMRASLGWLVRELEGEDEVVECEGGTPCPLRAACRLRGALREAQQAFYASLDGLTVADLVASPTGPVLVSLGARPGGRS comes from the coding sequence GTGCGGTTGACCAAGTTCACGGACCTGTCCCTGCGCGCGGTGATGCGCCTGGCGGCCTCCGGCGGCGACGAGCCCCTGACCACGCGCGAAGTGGCCGAGGGGATGGACGTGCCGTACACGCACATGGCCAAGGCGGTGACCCGGCTGCGCGAACTGGGCGTGGTGGAGGCCCGGCGCGGCCGCGGCGGCGGCCTGGTGCTCACCCCGTTCGGCATGCGCGCCTCGCTCGGCTGGCTCGTCCGCGAGCTGGAGGGGGAGGACGAGGTCGTGGAGTGCGAGGGCGGCACGCCCTGCCCGCTGCGCGCGGCCTGCCGGCTGCGCGGTGCGCTGCGCGAGGCGCAGCAGGCCTTTTACGCCTCGCTGGACGGGCTGACCGTGGCCGACCTGGTGGCCTCGCCCACCGGGCCGGTGCTGGTCTCGCTCGGGGCGCGCCCCGGAGGCCGGTCCTAG
- a CDS encoding flavin monoamine oxidase family protein produces the protein MEQVEVAIVGGGLSGLAAARRLRAAGVSPVAVLEGAARPGGRATVMADAPLNGYSPGSMWLRRADRELIRLAGELDVPVRDTALDRSYDDLCMDDDGDTRVSRDNIPLDVTWWTRLRKDLLISRVVRMAEKMDFVCPWRHPKAEELDQQSVHTWLREHSSDQELLTLLEENLTVEASTPAERISMLWLLAHVGSTPVPDAHPLRLDPVLLAERLAAEVGADPGIRVLTGHHVAALDTAGERIRVSGDWGRIEADQVIMAISPADAYRVAFRPELAPSRRRFQREWPQAEIIRTEVIYERPFWREAGLSGDAYFDEGIPAYTLDDSPPGDGFGRLVAHTYTFGAASPLGADQSVAESPERHREVLLRNLEGAFGDEAAEPVAVAQSMAGPGVYSRAYQSPMPPGFLTEYGPLLREPTGAVHWAAAETAGFPENSTLEGALTSAERAAGEVLRRRQSVSNGAPQRAQ, from the coding sequence ATGGAGCAGGTCGAGGTCGCGATCGTCGGCGGCGGGCTGTCCGGGCTCGCCGCGGCGCGGCGGCTGCGCGCGGCCGGGGTGTCCCCGGTCGCCGTCCTGGAAGGGGCCGCCCGTCCGGGCGGCCGGGCGACCGTGATGGCCGACGCCCCGCTCAACGGGTACTCCCCGGGGAGCATGTGGCTGCGCAGGGCGGACAGGGAGCTGATCCGCCTCGCCGGGGAGCTGGACGTGCCGGTGCGCGACACCGCGCTGGACCGCTCCTACGACGACCTGTGCATGGACGACGACGGCGACACCCGGGTCAGCCGGGACAACATCCCGCTGGACGTCACCTGGTGGACCCGCCTCCGCAAGGACCTGCTGATCAGCAGGGTGGTGCGGATGGCGGAGAAGATGGACTTCGTGTGCCCGTGGCGGCACCCCAAGGCCGAGGAGCTCGACCAGCAGTCGGTGCACACCTGGCTCCGCGAGCACTCCTCCGACCAGGAGCTGCTCACCCTCCTGGAGGAGAACCTCACCGTGGAGGCGAGCACCCCGGCCGAGCGGATCAGCATGCTGTGGCTGCTCGCGCACGTCGGCTCCACCCCGGTGCCCGACGCCCACCCGCTCCGGCTCGACCCGGTGCTGCTGGCCGAGCGGCTGGCCGCCGAGGTCGGCGCGGACCCCGGGATCCGGGTGCTCACCGGGCACCACGTGGCCGCACTGGACACCGCGGGGGAGCGGATCCGGGTCTCCGGCGACTGGGGGCGGATCGAGGCGGACCAGGTGATCATGGCGATCTCCCCGGCCGACGCCTACCGGGTGGCCTTCCGGCCGGAACTGGCGCCGAGCCGGCGGCGCTTCCAGCGGGAGTGGCCGCAGGCCGAGATCATCCGCACCGAGGTGATCTACGAGCGGCCGTTCTGGCGCGAGGCCGGGCTCTCCGGCGACGCCTACTTCGACGAGGGCATCCCCGCCTACACCCTCGACGACAGCCCGCCCGGGGACGGCTTCGGCCGGCTGGTCGCGCACACCTACACCTTCGGTGCGGCCAGCCCGCTCGGCGCGGACCAGAGCGTCGCCGAGTCGCCGGAGCGCCACCGCGAGGTGCTGCTGCGCAACCTGGAGGGCGCGTTCGGCGACGAGGCCGCCGAGCCGGTGGCGGTGGCGCAGTCCATGGCCGGGCCGGGCGTCTACAGCCGCGCCTACCAGTCGCCGATGCCGCCCGGCTTCCTCACCGAGTACGGGCCGCTGCTGCGCGAGCCCACCGGCGCGGTGCACTGGGCCGCGGCCGAGACCGCGGGCTTCCCGGAGAACAGCACCCTGGAAGGGGCGCTGACCAGCGCCGAGCGCGCCGCCGGCGAGGTGCTCCGCCGCCGTCAGTCGGTGTCCAACGGGGCCCCGCAGCGGGCGCAGTAG
- a CDS encoding DUF418 domain-containing protein, translating into METPRTGPGPTAPGGRIEALDALRGFALCGIIFVNIPQTLEMYAFPGEMPDGLRMFVLGRFYPIFYLLFGVGFGLFLRSARRRSGRPRLLLLRRLAALGVLGALLHLLQPGEVLLPFTVAGAVVLLPLSFAPKRALLPAAVLLTAAGVLAGVGGFGLLPGLFALGYALAERGGAASLPHRRAVPTAAAAAAAAACTAALFAAAYADLPDPAQIRIGAALSLSMSACYAALFLLALGSPAGAALAAPLAPMGRMALTNYVTAALLFVPIGTALGLHASSAWGTAALLGAGILALQAVFSAVWLRRFAFGPLEWAWRCAAYGALLPIASRR; encoded by the coding sequence ATGGAGACACCGCGGACCGGCCCCGGACCGACCGCCCCCGGCGGGCGGATCGAGGCCCTCGACGCCCTGCGCGGCTTCGCGCTGTGCGGGATCATCTTCGTCAACATCCCGCAGACCCTGGAGATGTACGCGTTCCCCGGGGAGATGCCCGACGGGTTGCGCATGTTCGTGCTGGGCCGCTTCTACCCGATCTTCTACCTGCTGTTCGGCGTCGGCTTCGGGCTGTTCCTGCGCTCGGCCCGGCGCCGCTCCGGCCGCCCCCGGTTACTGCTGCTGCGCCGGCTGGCCGCCCTCGGGGTGCTGGGCGCCCTGCTCCACCTCCTCCAGCCCGGGGAGGTGCTGCTGCCGTTCACGGTCGCCGGGGCGGTGGTGCTGCTCCCGCTGAGCTTCGCGCCGAAGCGCGCGCTGCTCCCGGCCGCGGTGCTGCTCACCGCGGCGGGCGTACTGGCCGGCGTGGGCGGCTTCGGCCTGCTGCCCGGGCTGTTCGCGCTGGGCTACGCGCTGGCCGAGCGGGGTGGTGCGGCGTCCCTGCCGCACCGCCGCGCGGTGCCGACCGCCGCGGCGGCGGCCGCCGCGGCCGCCTGCACGGCCGCGCTGTTCGCCGCGGCCTACGCCGACCTGCCCGACCCCGCCCAGATCCGGATCGGCGCGGCCCTCTCGCTGTCCATGTCGGCCTGCTACGCGGCCCTGTTCCTGCTCGCCCTGGGCTCCCCGGCCGGCGCCGCGCTGGCCGCGCCGCTCGCCCCGATGGGCCGGATGGCGCTGACCAACTACGTCACCGCGGCCCTGCTGTTCGTCCCCATCGGCACCGCGCTGGGGCTGCACGCCTCCTCCGCCTGGGGCACCGCCGCCCTGCTCGGCGCGGGCATCCTCGCCCTCCAGGCGGTGTTCAGCGCGGTGTGGCTGCGCCGGTTCGCGTTCGGCCCGCTGGAGTGGGCCTGGCGCTGCGCCGCCTACGGCGCCCTGCTCCCGATCGCCTCCCGGCGCTGA
- a CDS encoding phosphatase PAP2 family protein, whose product MSEIAWGIASDKIAIVMAVLLITMTMLSAGPLHPIDNLINNAPRPYWDEIRTFLILWPDTVASRFVAIPVLAVTVLQLAYWHRSWRPIILGGVGVVGMMGLVASMKLLLARNHPRTGDPAFFGDAGGVSFPSGHGANAILIYGLVLFLIIRYNAARPHIVRRLAYCIVGIAILQSLVSTYLHFHWFTDLVTGMIAGGLSLRIVMRLDALIPSGRTTMWWPWYGGSFWSSDPPASDSDGDDGTARAKVA is encoded by the coding sequence GTGAGCGAGATCGCCTGGGGGATCGCGTCGGACAAGATCGCCATCGTGATGGCAGTGCTCCTCATCACCATGACGATGCTCTCAGCCGGCCCCCTGCACCCTATCGACAATCTGATCAACAACGCACCCCGGCCGTACTGGGACGAGATCCGCACCTTCCTGATCCTCTGGCCGGACACCGTCGCCTCCCGGTTCGTGGCGATCCCGGTGCTCGCGGTGACCGTTCTGCAGCTCGCCTACTGGCACCGGTCCTGGCGCCCGATCATCCTCGGCGGCGTCGGCGTGGTCGGCATGATGGGCCTGGTCGCGTCGATGAAGCTGCTGCTCGCCCGGAACCACCCGCGCACCGGCGACCCGGCGTTCTTCGGCGACGCCGGCGGCGTCTCCTTCCCCTCCGGGCACGGCGCCAACGCGATCCTCATCTACGGCCTGGTGCTGTTCCTGATCATCCGGTACAACGCGGCCCGCCCGCACATCGTGCGCCGGCTGGCCTACTGCATCGTCGGCATCGCGATCCTGCAGTCCCTGGTCTCCACCTACCTGCACTTCCACTGGTTCACCGACCTGGTCACCGGGATGATCGCCGGCGGCCTGTCGCTGCGCATCGTGATGCGCCTGGACGCGCTCATCCCCTCCGGGCGCACCACCATGTGGTGGCCCTGGTACGGCGGCAGCTTCTGGAGCTCCGACCCGCCGGCCTCCGACTCCGACGGCGACGACGGCACCGCCCGGGCCAAGGTCGCCTGA
- a CDS encoding GntR family transcriptional regulator, with protein sequence MVDRSVTPDDGAEIARNPLREQIRRVLVEGLLSGRWKPGERIVERRIAVELNVSQAPVREALRELETLRLIESVPNKGARVRGFGVADMAEIYPVRAGLERVAAELAAERLAADPAPLLREVDALRRATAAGDVEEQIKHSVQFHREIVLAARNGVLMHTWESLGVEVWTRLSVRWLNMELHAKAADHAQITEAFIAHDPEVGRMLSDHVHNYVDAAMKSRGTER encoded by the coding sequence ATGGTCGACCGATCCGTGACCCCGGACGACGGGGCGGAGATCGCCCGTAACCCGCTGCGGGAGCAGATCCGCCGCGTCCTGGTGGAGGGTCTGCTGTCCGGCCGCTGGAAGCCCGGCGAGCGGATCGTCGAGCGCCGCATCGCCGTGGAGCTCAACGTCAGCCAGGCGCCGGTGCGGGAGGCGCTGCGCGAGCTGGAGACGCTCCGGCTGATCGAGTCGGTCCCGAACAAGGGGGCCCGGGTGCGCGGGTTCGGTGTCGCGGACATGGCGGAGATCTATCCCGTCCGCGCCGGTCTCGAACGCGTGGCCGCCGAACTGGCCGCCGAGCGGCTGGCCGCCGACCCCGCCCCGCTGCTGCGCGAGGTGGACGCGCTGCGCCGGGCCACCGCGGCCGGGGACGTGGAGGAGCAGATCAAGCACAGCGTGCAGTTCCACCGCGAGATCGTGCTCGCGGCGCGCAACGGGGTGCTGATGCACACCTGGGAGTCGCTGGGCGTCGAGGTGTGGACCCGGCTCTCGGTCCGCTGGCTCAACATGGAGCTGCACGCCAAGGCCGCCGACCACGCCCAGATCACCGAGGCGTTCATCGCCCACGACCCCGAGGTCGGCCGGATGCTCAGTGACCATGTGCACAACTACGTGGACGCCGCGATGAAGTCCCGCGGCACCGAGCGCTGA
- the pdhA gene encoding pyruvate dehydrogenase (acetyl-transferring) E1 component subunit alpha — protein sequence MADTAKPKGGGTARSTGGRRRSRKGDAPLTDEQPKVLLDYYRQMLLIRRFEERTSQAYTQARIGGYCHLNLGEEATVVGLMTALKDDDYLFTNYRDHGYAIGKGMSPRRVMAELYGRSTGVSKGWGGSMHMYDTETRMLGGYGIVGGQLPLATGAALAVSYRGGDEVVMCQMGDGTTNIGAWHESLNIAALWNLPIVFVVINNFTGMGTTVEKSSAEPELYKRGSAFRIEGVRVDGRDVLAVRDAASDLVERARSEQRPFLLEATSYRMKGHSVVDPAKYRTDEQWAEAKDEQNDPLVLFRARLAEAGVLTEELEAEIAESVKAEVADAADFAENSAHPEVSTLFDYTYATPVANESRRMPADPVFAEQ from the coding sequence ATGGCTGACACGGCCAAGCCGAAGGGCGGCGGCACCGCCAGGAGCACGGGCGGCCGCCGACGGAGCCGCAAGGGCGACGCGCCCCTCACCGACGAGCAGCCCAAGGTGCTCCTCGACTACTACCGGCAGATGCTGCTCATCCGCCGCTTCGAGGAGCGCACCTCCCAGGCCTACACCCAGGCCCGCATCGGCGGCTACTGCCACCTCAACCTGGGCGAGGAGGCCACCGTCGTCGGGCTGATGACCGCCCTCAAGGACGACGACTACCTCTTCACCAACTACCGCGACCACGGCTACGCGATCGGCAAGGGGATGAGCCCCCGCCGGGTGATGGCCGAGCTCTACGGGCGCTCCACCGGCGTCTCCAAGGGCTGGGGCGGGTCCATGCACATGTACGACACCGAGACCCGGATGCTCGGCGGGTACGGCATCGTCGGCGGCCAGCTGCCGCTGGCCACCGGTGCCGCCCTCGCGGTGTCCTACCGGGGCGGCGACGAGGTCGTGATGTGCCAGATGGGCGACGGCACCACCAACATCGGCGCCTGGCACGAGTCGCTGAACATCGCCGCGCTGTGGAACCTGCCCATCGTCTTCGTGGTGATCAACAACTTCACCGGCATGGGCACCACGGTGGAGAAGTCGTCCGCCGAGCCCGAGCTGTACAAGCGCGGCTCCGCGTTCCGCATCGAGGGCGTCCGGGTGGACGGCCGCGACGTGCTGGCGGTCCGCGACGCCGCCTCCGACCTGGTCGAGCGCGCCCGCTCCGAGCAGCGCCCCTTCCTGCTGGAGGCCACCAGCTACCGGATGAAGGGCCACTCCGTGGTGGACCCGGCGAAGTACCGCACCGACGAGCAGTGGGCCGAGGCCAAGGACGAGCAGAACGACCCCCTCGTGCTGTTCCGCGCCCGGCTGGCCGAGGCCGGCGTGCTCACCGAGGAGCTCGAGGCCGAGATCGCCGAGTCGGTCAAGGCCGAGGTGGCCGACGCCGCCGACTTCGCCGAGAACAGCGCGCACCCCGAGGTGTCCACGCTGTTCGACTACACCTACGCCACCCCCGTGGCGAACGAGTCGCGCCGCATGCCCGCCGACCCGGTTTTCGCCGAGCAGTAG
- a CDS encoding alpha-ketoacid dehydrogenase subunit beta has translation MSVITYRQALRDTLRAEMLRDDDVFVMGEEIGVFEGSYKITEGLLKEFGEKRVRDTPIAEEGFVGAAVGAAMLGLRPVVELMTINFSLIAIDQIVNHAAKIYGMFGGQTSVPMVIRTPGGGGQQLGATHSQNIELYYSFVPGLKVLAPSTPADAASMLRAAVRDDDPVVFLENLGLYNTKGEVPDGDESVAEIGRAAVTREGTDITLIGYSRMAMVAGQVAERLAEQGISVEVVDLRSLRPLDRETVVESVRKTNCAVICEDDWLTYGIGAEVAASIQEGAFDYLDAPVRRVAMAEVPMPYAKPLETAALPSIDSITAAVKETLDAVGRRVG, from the coding sequence ATGTCTGTCATCACCTACCGCCAGGCCCTGCGCGACACGCTCCGCGCCGAGATGCTGCGCGACGACGACGTCTTCGTGATGGGCGAGGAGATCGGCGTCTTCGAGGGCTCCTACAAGATCACCGAGGGGCTGCTCAAGGAGTTCGGCGAGAAGCGGGTCCGCGACACCCCGATCGCCGAGGAGGGCTTCGTCGGCGCCGCCGTCGGCGCCGCCATGCTCGGCCTGCGCCCGGTCGTCGAGCTCATGACGATCAACTTCTCGCTGATCGCCATCGACCAGATCGTCAACCACGCCGCCAAGATCTACGGCATGTTCGGCGGCCAGACCAGCGTCCCCATGGTCATCCGCACCCCCGGCGGCGGCGGCCAGCAGCTCGGCGCGACCCACTCGCAGAACATCGAGCTGTACTACTCCTTCGTCCCCGGCCTGAAGGTGCTCGCCCCGAGCACCCCGGCCGACGCGGCGTCCATGCTGCGCGCGGCCGTCCGGGACGACGACCCGGTGGTCTTCCTGGAGAACCTGGGCCTGTACAACACCAAGGGCGAGGTCCCCGACGGCGACGAGAGCGTCGCCGAGATCGGCCGCGCCGCGGTGACCCGCGAGGGCACCGACATCACGCTGATCGGCTACTCCCGGATGGCCATGGTCGCCGGCCAGGTCGCCGAGCGCCTCGCCGAGCAGGGCATCAGCGTGGAGGTCGTCGACCTGCGCAGCCTGCGCCCCCTGGACCGGGAGACGGTCGTCGAGTCGGTCCGCAAGACCAACTGCGCCGTCATCTGCGAGGACGACTGGCTCACCTACGGCATCGGCGCCGAGGTCGCCGCCTCCATCCAGGAGGGGGCGTTCGACTACCTGGACGCGCCGGTCCGCCGGGTGGCCATGGCCGAGGTCCCGATGCCCTACGCCAAACCGCTGGAGACCGCGGCGCTTCCGTCGATCGACTCGATCACCGCAGCCGTCAAGGAGACCCTGGACGCCGTCGGCCGGCGCGTGGGTTAA
- a CDS encoding dihydrolipoamide acetyltransferase family protein, with translation MSEIYMPRLSDTMEEGVISSWVKKVGDKVASGDVLVEIETDKAVMEYEAYEDGYLVKQAVSEGETVPIGAVIGFIGDSPDAVPDDSGSAAPAAAPAEEKAGEPAAEEKPAAAPAAPAAAPAEGEEAARPRTSPLARRLAKEYGLDIEKIQGSGPKGRVVRADIEAAREQGTAAAPAAAAPAAQAPAAAAPAASADDLRASEELKVSQMRKTIARRMVESKQEAPHFYLRRTIDAEELKAFRAQINAQLADTGVKISFNDLIVKAAATTLKAHPEVNRSWVDGKLLQHHRINVGVAVAIDEGLVVPVLHDTDKATLSDISTATRELAGKARDGKLKPQDMSGGTFSVSNLGMFGIDSFSAVINTPEAAILAVGAMKPTAVVRDGEVAVRNTIALELSVDHRAVDGAVGAAFLKDLAEVLENPMRIIL, from the coding sequence ATGTCCGAGATCTACATGCCGCGCCTCTCCGACACCATGGAGGAAGGCGTCATCAGCTCCTGGGTCAAGAAGGTCGGCGACAAGGTCGCCTCCGGCGACGTGCTGGTCGAGATCGAGACCGACAAGGCCGTCATGGAGTACGAGGCCTACGAAGACGGCTACCTGGTGAAGCAGGCCGTCTCCGAGGGCGAGACGGTACCCATCGGCGCGGTGATCGGCTTCATCGGGGACAGCCCGGACGCCGTTCCGGACGACTCCGGCTCCGCCGCCCCCGCGGCGGCCCCCGCCGAGGAGAAGGCGGGGGAGCCGGCCGCCGAGGAGAAGCCCGCCGCGGCCCCCGCCGCTCCCGCGGCCGCCCCGGCCGAGGGCGAGGAGGCGGCCCGCCCGCGCACCTCGCCGCTGGCCCGCCGGCTGGCCAAGGAGTACGGCCTGGACATCGAGAAGATCCAGGGCAGCGGCCCCAAGGGCCGGGTGGTCCGGGCCGACATCGAGGCCGCCCGCGAGCAGGGCACCGCCGCCGCTCCGGCCGCCGCCGCGCCCGCGGCCCAGGCCCCCGCGGCCGCCGCTCCCGCCGCCTCCGCCGACGACCTGCGCGCCTCCGAGGAGCTCAAGGTCAGCCAGATGCGCAAGACCATTGCGCGCCGGATGGTGGAGTCCAAGCAGGAGGCCCCGCACTTCTACCTGCGCCGCACGATCGACGCCGAGGAGCTCAAGGCCTTCCGGGCGCAGATCAACGCCCAGCTCGCCGACACCGGGGTCAAGATCAGCTTCAACGACCTGATCGTCAAGGCCGCGGCCACCACCCTCAAGGCCCACCCCGAGGTCAACCGGTCCTGGGTGGACGGCAAGCTGCTCCAGCACCACCGGATCAACGTCGGCGTCGCGGTCGCGATCGACGAGGGCCTGGTCGTCCCGGTCCTGCACGACACCGACAAGGCCACCCTCTCCGACATCTCCACCGCCACCCGCGAGCTGGCGGGCAAGGCCCGGGACGGCAAGCTCAAGCCGCAGGACATGAGCGGCGGCACGTTCAGCGTCAGCAACCTGGGCATGTTCGGCATCGACAGCTTCTCCGCGGTGATCAACACCCCGGAGGCGGCGATCCTCGCGGTGGGCGCGATGAAGCCCACCGCGGTGGTCCGCGACGGCGAGGTCGCCGTGCGCAACACCATCGCCCTGGAGCTGTCGGTGGACCACCGCGCCGTCGACGGGGCCGTCGGCGCGGCGTTCCTCAAGGACCTGGCCGAGGTCCTGGAGAACCCGATGCGGATCATCCTCTAG